One Bacillota bacterium genomic window, TTAAAAAATGACGTTCATCGTAAATAAATCCAAAATCTCTTCTTAAGGTAATTGTTGCATTTGATATTTCTTTTGTAGGAATGACTTCATTATGAGAGCCAGTAATATGAAAATTGTTTTCCTTATAGGTTAATTGAATGAATCCAACTTCAATTTGTTCATCGTTTTCCATTTTTAGATAAAACATGTTTCCATTACTTGAAATAATAGTATTTCTTAGTTTTGTGGTATATTTTTTTTGAAAGTTATTCCAATCAATTAAATTATCAAACACAAAGTCGTGAATAAAACCAAATGAATCGATAAATCCTTCTTTTTCGCATTTGGTACAATAAAATTTATTTCCTTTTGAGATAATCGTGTTTATAGCCTCACAATGAGGACAAACATAAACAGCGTTTTCAATTCCTTCTGCTAGTCTTTTTCCAGGATGTCCAATTAATTTATTTTTCTGATAGATATAATCATTATGGTATAATGATTGATTAACGATTTTACTAATTTCATCTACAGAGAGTTGTTCAAGCTTTTCTTTTGGGATTTCTAAATGATAAAAAAGCTCGATGGATCGATGTTTTCGTTTTGAAGTAGCCCATCTTGGTTTGGATAAATATCCGCCTTTTACATTACAGGTAATCACATCTAATTTTAATTTTTTAATTAATTTCATTGTTGATTCTTCAATGTATCCTGTTTCACCATAAAAAGTAGTATCCCCTTCCGGAAAAATTAGAATAGGGTACCCTTTTTTAACAGCACTAAAAATTTTTAAAATGGTAGAAGTATCACTTTTGCCTTTGGATTTTGGAATGACATGAGCGACTTGTGAAACTAAAAATTTAGAAGGTTGTTTTGTAAACAAAGTTTGTGATGCGATAATAAAAGGAACGTTTTTAAAAGGTAAAGGGACGTGAATGACATCAAAAAGAAATGTGTGATTTGCAAGCATTACAAAAGGTTCTTTTCTTTTAAAATCAATTAAGGGATCTTTATGGACTTTACGTTTTGCATCTAGTCTCATCCAAACTCGCACAAGTGGATGAATTAAAGAAAGCAAAAAATCTTGTTGCCTGTCAGTTTTCGTTTTTTTCATAGTTATCACCTAAAAAAGCATTCAAATTAATTTTGATTCTTTTTATTTTTATTATATCATTTTTATTTATTTTTTTATAATTTGATTAAAATTAATCAGAAATTTAATTAGTATAAAAAATTATTAGAATTTCTTTGAAAAGCGAATATCTCTGTGATATAATGATTTCAAAATATTTAAACATATTTTTTACATCAAATGTATAGATTCCAAGAAAAGCGTTTTATTTATGACAAACTTCTCTTAGGGCAGGCAAAGAATTGTCTGTCTTTTCCTTTGGATGAAGAGAAGCAAAATTGAAAGGTAAATTATGCCAAAAATCGGATTGCGAAATGTAAAAACTGCTATTGCTGTTTTACTGACAATGCTTATAAATGTATTACTTCATTTAATTAATCCTAGTTTTGCAATCACGTGGTATTCTCCGTTTTTTGCTGGAATTGCCGCAATCTATTCCATGCAAAGCAATCAATCTTCAAGTTTTAAACAAGCAAGAATTCGTTCTGTTGGCTCTATCATTGGTGGTATTTTTGGAATGAGTTTAATTTTATTTTATGAACATTTTATGTTAAATTCAATGACACTTTTATATGGCGAAATTTTTAGTTTGACCGTATTGTATTTGCTTGTTGGAATCATGATTATCCCTTTAATTTACGCTATGGTATTATTTAAACAAAATGATTTTATTTTTGTAGCAACATTAACTTATTTGAGTGTAACAATTAGTCTTAGAAATAATCTGCCTGTAATCCCATTTGCTATAAATAGAATTTCATCAACCATTATAGGGGTGATGATTACTTTGCTTGTTAATCAAGTTCATATTCAATTTTATAACAATAAATCCATTTTATTTGTTTTAGGGTTGGATGGAGCACTGTTACCGCCTAACAAACAATTAACAAGTTATACAAAGTACCAACTCAATCATTTAATTTCTCATGGTGCAAATATAACTTTGTCAACAACTAGAACACCAGCGTCTTTAACAAAAATCTTAAATGGAATTCATTTTAAATTACCTTTGATGATTATGAATGGGTCCGTTATCTTTGATACAATAACAGAAGAGTATTCGGAAATTAAAGTCATAGAAAAAAAAGCGCAAAAAACCTTGGATTGTCTTTTCAAAGAAGAGAATAAAAATGTGTTTACATATACCATTACAGATGGCATTTTGTCTATATATTACACGGCGTTTCAAAACAGTGCGGAAAAGAAATTTTTTGATGATCGAAAAAACGATTATTTTAGAAATCATGTGAAAGGAAAACTGTCTGTTGATGAAGATGTTGTATATTATATTCTTTTAGATGAATTAGAAAAAATAAAGTCTATTCAACAAAAAATAGAATCAGAACCTTATGCAAACGAGCTTATCTTAAATCGGTACCCATATGATTTAATACCTGGATTCTTTTTTTTAAAAATCAATAGTATAAATGCTTCAAAAGAAATTGCATTAAGAGATTTTACATTGGAACATAAAAACGCATTTATTGTAAGTGTAGGAAGCAAGTCGTTTGATATTCCGATGATGAAAGCGTCTAATTATTCAATTGCACTGGAATCAGCATCAGAAGATGTAAAAGAAATAGCACATGTCGTGTTGCCGGGAAATAACCCAGATTTTATCATGAAAGAAGTACATAAAATTTATCACCAGAAAAATCTTCAAGCCTATTTAAAACGCAAAATAAATGAATTTCACTAAAAAAGGAAAGATTCTATAAAAAAATTAGATTGAAATGTTTATACTAATATACTAAAATATAGAAGTAACTAATTGGAGGATTAATCATAGATAATTTTACCATAAATGTACTTGGATTGTTTTGTGTTGTCATATTGCTATTACCAACCATTGGTCTTACGATGAGTAAAAATGTAAATAAGTTATTTGAAAACATTGACGATCAAAGCGGAAATTTTCAGCCAATTCAGTACAACATTTCATCTTTATTTTTTTAAAATAAAAAAACACAGTTATTGGCCAATAGCTGTGTTTTTAATTTCTAATTTGATATTTTTTTTACATGAAAGAAAAGTTTAAGCTTTTTTAATCTTTATATGATTCGAGACCTTTTTTTAGAATAAACATTGCTCGTTCCATATCTTTAGTATTTAATACATAGGCAATTCGAACTTCGTCTTGTCCTAGTCCTTCTGAGACATAAAATCCATTGGCTGGGGCTAACATAACTGTTTCACCATCGACATCAAATTTTTCTAACATCCACACGACAAATTTTTCTGCATCTTTTACAGGGAGTTTCGCAACTACATAGAAAGCACCGGCTGGTTTTTTACATACAATTCCAGGTATTTCTTTTAAAGTCTTATAAACGATGTCTCTTCTTGCTTGATATTCATCCCTAATGGAATTTATGTAAGTTTGATCTAATTTATATAATTCTGCAGCTCCAATTTGTTCTAAAGTTGCAACACATAGTCTTGCTTGACATAGTTTTAAAATATTATGCATCAAATTCTTATTTTTAGATTGGATGCTTCCTATTCTAGCTCCACATGAACTATATCTTTTAGATACGCTTTCGATGATAACGACTCGGTCTTCCACTCCTTGAATGGATCCCATTGAGATTCCTTCAAGGTTATCAAATGCAAAACCGCGGTATACTTCATCGCTTATGATGAAAAGATCATATTCTTTTGCGATAGAAGCAAGCATTTCTAATTCATCTCTTCTCATAATGGTCCCAGTAGGGTTGGCTGGATTTGAAAAAAGAATTGCTTTGGTTTTGGGAGTAATTAATTTAGTGATTTCTTCGCGTTTTGGTAAATGGAATCCGGTTTCAGCAACAGTAGTGATTGGTTTAATGTTTACACTGACTCCGCTTGTAAATCCATTGTAATTTGTATAAAAAGGCTCAGGGACAAGGATTTCATCTCCGGGGTTACAAATAGCAATCATTGCAAATGAAATAGCTTCAGATCCTCCGTTTGTAATCAATACTTCATCTTCATCAAAATAGATTTTATCTCTTGCAAAATAATCTCTAATGGAATTGATTAAGGAAGGTTCTCCTTGCGAAAATGAATATTTTATAATATTAGGATTAAAATTTTTAATGGCTTCCATAAATACTTTTGGTGTTGGAATATCTGGTTGACCAATATTTAAGTGATACACTGTTTTCCCTAATTTTTTAATGCGTGTTGCGATGGGTACTAGTTTTCGAATCGGTGATTCTTGCATTTCTCTTACTCGTTTTGATAGTTCCACGGTCATTATCCTTTCGCTTTCTTAACTATCTATATTTTAGCATTTGTTCTTTATTTAATCAATATAAAAAAAAAGGAAAAATGAATTACAACAAACTGAAATAGCAGAATTATTATAGAATAAATTGTTAGTAAATTGATTACTATTTCAGATTATGATATAATGACTTATCTCAAAAAAAGATGGAAGAAATAAGATATGAAAAAAGCTGATTTAAATTTAATTACAATTCTATTATTAATTTTTATTTACCCAATTGGTCTACTCATCATGTGGGCATTTTTACCTTTTACTAAAAAAACTAGATGGATTATTTCTCTTTGTTTTTTAGGAGCTATTCTACTCGGGTTTGCGGTGATTATTGCTTGGACATCCAGTCCAGGATACATGTATTAGAACAAATAGATAACTTGAAGCATACAACATGCTTCTTTTTTTTGAAATTAAAAGAATCGAGAAATAAATTATTATGATATATGATACAATTTATTCGAAATCATTTCTATTTGATGAGTTATATATTTAAAAAGAACACAAAGAGGTTAGATAATATGATAAACCAATTAAAATTTAAATCAAATTCAACAAGTGATTTTTCTATTTTACAATTGACAGATCTTCACTTAATGCAAAATGAAAAAGATGAATTAACGTTTGATTTAATTAAACGTCTTGTACTTGCAACTCATCCAGATTTAATTGTCATTACTGGAGATTTAACTATGCACTCAGATAGCATTTCCCTTTATGCTGTTTTAGGAAAACATCTTGAAAAATTTAAGATTCCTTTTACATATGTTTTTGGAAATCATGATACGGAAGGATCTGCAATAAAAGAAGAACTAATACAAGCAATTGCACCTTACAAATTCAATTTCTTTCCTAAAAACAAAGAAGATATATTTGATGAGACAAATTATAAGTTATCCATTTTTAATAACATAAATCAAATGATTTGGTCTTTATTCTTTTTCGATTCGAATAATACGAAAGATTATCTTATTGAAGAAAAAAAAGTATGGGGATATGATACTATTCATAAAAACCAAGTAAATTGGTATTCAGATCAAGTGAAAAAACTTCCAATTATAAGTGGAAAAATATGTCCAAGCATTGCTTTTTTTCATATTCCATTGCCAGAATTTCAAATAAAATCACCTTTGAAAATAGGGAATCAATTTGAGAATCCTTGTGTGCCATTAGAAAATACTGGATTATTTCAACAAATGAAAAAATATTCAAGTACAAAAGGAGTGTTTGTTGGACATGATCATTACAACGATTTTCAATTTATTCATGATGAGATTTTACTTGCATATGGCAGAGTAACTGGATATTACGACTATTTAGATATCATATATTTAAGAGGAGCAAGGTTAATAAATCTTCATCAAGATGGGTCATTTGATACAAAGATTATTCTAGAAAATGAAGTATAGAGTTTGAAAAGACGTAAAGAATAAGACATATTTCTATCAAATGTATAGACAGTATTGTATAATAATATAAGCATCACTTTTGAGGAGGAAATAGATGAAAAAACAATTAATTATTATTTTATTTCTTTCCTTTATTCAAGGAATAATTCATAATTTTGGGCATCCTGTTACACCCGCTTTGGTAACAAGCCTTCAAATTCCAAATTATATGTTTGGTGTTTTCTTTGCCTCGATGAGTTTAGGGCTAATGATTGGTTCACCTTTATGGGGATTTCTTGGAGATTTGGGAAACAAAAAATTATACATTACATTAGGACTGATTTTATATAGTGTAGGGCAAGCAGCATTTGCATATGTTGGGAACATGTACTGGATGATTTTTTTTCGATTCTTAAGTGGGTTTGGAGTATCAGCAAGTATGACACTCTTACTTAGCTATGTTATTGATATCTCAGATAAAAAAGATAGAGCAAAACATTTAGCCTTTCTTGCGGCTTTAATTACACTTGGCGCAAGTATTGGTTATGGAATTGGCGGCTTTTTAACTGAAAATAATTTTTTTGTGACGTATTTTGGAACATCAGACTTAAGAAGAGTCTTTTTGATTCAAGCCATTTTAAATCTATTTTATACGTTACTTGTCATTCTTTTGATTAAGGGAATGAATCAAAAGAATTTAGATTTCAAAAAGCCAAAAATTCGACCAAATTTCAAAGGGATAAAATCAATGAACTCCACTTTGCTTCTTTTCTTAATCTCTTTAAGTTTTATTTCCATTGGATCGATTAACCTTTCAAAGTATATTGATGTATATTTTAATGAATTAGGATATACTCCAAGTCAACTTGGAACCTTCGTCATGGTCACAGGCTTTGTATCAGTTGTTTCAAGTATTCTCATCGTACCGCTCATTGTAAAGTTAAAACACGAATTAGTTGTTATAACAATCATTCAAATTCTAAGCGTTATCATTATTTTGTTTGTCTTCCGACAAGTAAAGTTTTTATTTTATGTATACACCGTTTTCATGTTATATGTTATTTTGAAGGCAATATATCAACCGTATGAACAAAACTTTATCTCCTCTTTTGCAAAAGAAGGTGC contains:
- a CDS encoding MFS transporter, whose amino-acid sequence is MKKQLIIILFLSFIQGIIHNFGHPVTPALVTSLQIPNYMFGVFFASMSLGLMIGSPLWGFLGDLGNKKLYITLGLILYSVGQAAFAYVGNMYWMIFFRFLSGFGVSASMTLLLSYVIDISDKKDRAKHLAFLAALITLGASIGYGIGGFLTENNFFVTYFGTSDLRRVFLIQAILNLFYTLLVILLIKGMNQKNLDFKKPKIRPNFKGIKSMNSTLLLFLISLSFISIGSINLSKYIDVYFNELGYTPSQLGTFVMVTGFVSVVSSILIVPLIVKLKHELVVITIIQILSVIIILFVFRQVKFLFYVYTVFMLYVILKAIYQPYEQNFISSFAKEGATASIMGVRQAFLSIGMIIGPLLGGFLYEIKPLLVFDVSAGMFFIGFVLLLYILIKQKSKKAVSNI
- a CDS encoding HAD hydrolase family protein, translating into MPKIGLRNVKTAIAVLLTMLINVLLHLINPSFAITWYSPFFAGIAAIYSMQSNQSSSFKQARIRSVGSIIGGIFGMSLILFYEHFMLNSMTLLYGEIFSLTVLYLLVGIMIIPLIYAMVLFKQNDFIFVATLTYLSVTISLRNNLPVIPFAINRISSTIIGVMITLLVNQVHIQFYNNKSILFVLGLDGALLPPNKQLTSYTKYQLNHLISHGANITLSTTRTPASLTKILNGIHFKLPLMIMNGSVIFDTITEEYSEIKVIEKKAQKTLDCLFKEENKNVFTYTITDGILSIYYTAFQNSAEKKFFDDRKNDYFRNHVKGKLSVDEDVVYYILLDELEKIKSIQQKIESEPYANELILNRYPYDLIPGFFFLKINSINASKEIALRDFTLEHKNAFIVSVGSKSFDIPMMKASNYSIALESASEDVKEIAHVVLPGNNPDFIMKEVHKIYHQKNLQAYLKRKINEFH
- a CDS encoding metallophosphoesterase family protein codes for the protein MINQLKFKSNSTSDFSILQLTDLHLMQNEKDELTFDLIKRLVLATHPDLIVITGDLTMHSDSISLYAVLGKHLEKFKIPFTYVFGNHDTEGSAIKEELIQAIAPYKFNFFPKNKEDIFDETNYKLSIFNNINQMIWSLFFFDSNNTKDYLIEEKKVWGYDTIHKNQVNWYSDQVKKLPIISGKICPSIAFFHIPLPEFQIKSPLKIGNQFENPCVPLENTGLFQQMKKYSSTKGVFVGHDHYNDFQFIHDEILLAYGRVTGYYDYLDIIYLRGARLINLHQDGSFDTKIILENEV
- a CDS encoding 1-acyl-sn-glycerol-3-phosphate acyltransferase, with product MKKTKTDRQQDFLLSLIHPLVRVWMRLDAKRKVHKDPLIDFKRKEPFVMLANHTFLFDVIHVPLPFKNVPFIIASQTLFTKQPSKFLVSQVAHVIPKSKGKSDTSTILKIFSAVKKGYPILIFPEGDTTFYGETGYIEESTMKLIKKLKLDVITCNVKGGYLSKPRWATSKRKHRSIELFYHLEIPKEKLEQLSVDEISKIVNQSLYHNDYIYQKNKLIGHPGKRLAEGIENAVYVCPHCEAINTIISKGNKFYCTKCEKEGFIDSFGFIHDFVFDNLIDWNNFQKKYTTKLRNTIISSNGNMFYLKMENDEQIEVGFIQLTYKENNFHITGSHNEVIPTKEISNATITLRRDFGFIYDERHFLIKLEHYSASFIRIVQDKY
- a CDS encoding pyridoxal phosphate-dependent aminotransferase codes for the protein MELSKRVREMQESPIRKLVPIATRIKKLGKTVYHLNIGQPDIPTPKVFMEAIKNFNPNIIKYSFSQGEPSLINSIRDYFARDKIYFDEDEVLITNGGSEAISFAMIAICNPGDEILVPEPFYTNYNGFTSGVSVNIKPITTVAETGFHLPKREEITKLITPKTKAILFSNPANPTGTIMRRDELEMLASIAKEYDLFIISDEVYRGFAFDNLEGISMGSIQGVEDRVVIIESVSKRYSSCGARIGSIQSKNKNLMHNILKLCQARLCVATLEQIGAAELYKLDQTYINSIRDEYQARRDIVYKTLKEIPGIVCKKPAGAFYVVAKLPVKDAEKFVVWMLEKFDVDGETVMLAPANGFYVSEGLGQDEVRIAYVLNTKDMERAMFILKKGLESYKD